CCGAATTGGGATATGTATGATCTGTGAGCAGCAAAGGTTGGGCGGCATTCATATTATAACAGCTTTTATCTGTGATGAGTGCAACAATGAGATTGTGAAGACGAATGTAAATGATCAAAGGTATCCGTTTTTTGTGAAGCAAATGAGAAAGGCGTTTCATACGGGGAATTCTAGACAATATATGAACTAATGGGAGAAGCTTCTTATAGAAGCTTTTTTGTTTTTTTCGCGTCAATCTACTACTATAAGGGTATAAAATAGAAAGCTCTGGGAGCTTGAGGAGTCATCGAACGTATGTCTAGTTTCAACCGAAAAGTAGAACCTAATCGTGCGCCACTTTTTGAAGCCATGGTAGCCCATCATCAGCGGAATCCGGTAAGCCTTCATGTACCGGGACATAAATCCGGACAAGGCTTGCTGGAAGAAGGCGAGGATTATTTGAAGATGGTGATGTCCATCGATTATACAGAGATCACAGGGCTTGATGATTTGCATCATCCCGAGGGGGTCATTCAGGAAGCAGAAGAGCTGGCGGCGGATTGTTTCGGAGCAGAGGAAACGTATTTTCTGATTGGTGGAAGCACAGTGGGAAATATCGCGATGATTGCGGCGGCTTGCGGCCGCGGCGATCTTATTCTCCTGCAAAGGAATGTGCATAAGTCCGTAATTCACGGTCTGATGATAGCAGGTGCTCACGCTGTATTCATTGCTCCTGAGCTGCATCCGCAGACAGGTGTAGCAACAGGCCTCTCCATCGAAAGCGTACAGCAAGCACTTCTGCAGTATCCTGAGGCGAAGGCGCTATTTCTGACAAATCCTAATTATTATGGGATGGGCATGGATTTGAAGCCTTTTGCTGAGCTGATGCATGCAAGTGGAAAGCTGCTTTTGGTAGATGAAGCGCATGGTGCACACTTCGGCTTTCATCGGGAGGTGCCTGCTTCTGCTTTATCGCAAGGGGCCGATGCTGTGGTGCAA
Above is a genomic segment from Paenibacillus sp. HWE-109 containing:
- a CDS encoding sigma factor G inhibitor Gin, encoding MICEQQRLGGIHIITAFICDECNNEIVKTNVNDQRYPFFVKQMRKAFHTGNSRQYMN